The genomic window NNNNNNNNNNNNNNNNNNNNNNNNNNNNNNNNNNNNNNNNNNNNNNNNNNNNNNNNNNNNNNNNNNNNNNNNNNNNNNNNNNNNNNNNNNNNNNNNNNNNNNNNNNNNNNNNNNNNNNNNNNNNNNNNNNNNNNNNNNNNNNNNNNNNNNNNNNNNNNNNNNNNNNNNNNNNNNNNNNNNNNNNNNNNNNNNNNNNNNNNNNNNNNNNNNNNNNNNNNNNNNNNNNNNNNNNNNNNNNNNNNNNNNNNNNNNNNNNNNNNNNNNNNNNNNNNNNNNNNNNNNNNNNNNNNNNNNNNNNNNNNNNNNNNNNNNNNNNNNNNNNNNNNNNNNNNNNNNNNNNNNNNNNNNNNNNNNNNNNNNNNNNNNNNNNNNNNNNNNNNNNNNNNNNNNNNNNNNNNNNNNNNNNNNNNNNNNNNNNNNNNNNNNNNNNNNNNNNNNNNNNNNNNNNNNNNNNNNNNNNNNNNNNNNNNNNNNNNNNNNNNNNNNNNNNNNNNNNNNNNNNNNNNNNNNNNNNNNNNNNNNNNNNNNNNNNNNNNNNNNNNNNNNNNNNNNNNNNNNNNNNNNNNNNNNNNNNNNNNNNNNNNNNNNNNNNNNNNNNNNNNNNNNNNNNNNNNNNNNNNNNNNNNNNNNNNNNNNNNNNNNNNNNNNNNNNNNNNNNNNNNNNNNNNNNNNNNNNNNNNNNNNNNNNNNNNNNNNNNNNNNNNNNNNNNNNNNNNNNNNNNNNNNNNNNNNNNNNNNNNNNNNNNNNNNNNNNNNNNNNNNNNNNNNNNNNNNNNNNNNNNNNNNNNNNNNNNNNNNNNNNNNNNNNNNNNNNNNNNNNNNNNNNNNNNNNNNNNNNNNNTGTTAATTCTTCCCTTCCACATACTCATGTATATGGTCACGTAAACAAAGACCAACGCAGTGCTTTATCACACTGGTGAAGATAAGGCAACATATGGAAAaggtccacacatacacataaagaaataaacttaaagaatgttacatacatatacagttctAATAACTTTCTGCTTCACCCCGAGCATGACTACGGACGAAAATGAAGATGTATGTGCTACATGATCAACATATTACTGAAAAGATAACGTTTAAagaataaaatgtgtatatatatgtatatgctagaAGGATAAGAGGCTTCATGAACCTTATCTTTCCATGGGAATATGGAATAAGAAACTCTACTTTCCTATGAATTTTTTCTGGACTTCTCGATGTTTGTNNNNNNNNNNNNNNNNNNNNNNNNNNNNNNNNNNNNNNNNNNNNNNNNNNNNNNNNNNNNNNNNNNNNNNNNNNNNNNNNNNNNNNNNNNNNNNNNNNNNNNNNNNNNNNNNNNNNNNNNNNNNNNNNNNNNNNNNNNNNNNNNNNNNNNNNNNNNNNNNNNNNNNNNNNNNNNNNNNNNNNNNNNNNNNNNNNNNNNNNNNNNNNNNNNNNNNNNNNNNNNNNNNNNNNNNNNNNNNNNNNNNNNNNNNNNNNNNNNNNNNNNNNNNNNNNNNNNNNNNNNNNNNNNNNNNNNNNNNNNNNNNNNNNNNNNNNNNNNNNNNNNNNNNNNNNNNNNNNNNNNNNNNNNNNNNNNNNNNNNNNNNNNNNNNNNNNNNNNNNNNNNNNNNNNNNNNNNNNNNNNNNNNNNNNNNNNNNNNNNNNNNNNNNNNNNNNNNNNNNNNNNNNNNNNNNNNNNNNNNNNNNNNNNNNNNNNNNNNNNNNNNNNNNNNNNNNNNNNNNNNNNNNNNNNNNNNNNNNNNNNNNNNNNNNNNNNNNNNNNNNNNNNNNNNNNNNNNNNNNNNNNNNNNNNNNNNNNNNNNNNNNNNNNNNNNNNNNNNNNNNNNNNNNNNNNNNNNNNNNNNNNNNNNNNNNNNNNNNNNNNNNNNNNNNNNNNNNNNNNNNNNNNNNNNNNNNNNNNNNNNNNNNNNNNNNNNNNNNNNNNNNNNNNNNNNNNNNNNNNNNNNNNNNNNNNNNNNNNNNNNNNNNNNNNNNNNNNNNNNNNNNNNNNNNNNNNNNNNNNNNNNNNNNNNNNNNNNNNNNNNNNNNNNNNNNNNNNNNNNNNNNNNNNNNNNNNNNNNNNNNNNNNNNNNNNNNNNNNNNNNNNNNNNNNNNNNNNNNNNNNNNNNNNNNNNNNNNNNNNNNNNNNNNNNNNNNNNNNNNNNNNNNNNNNNNNNNNNNNNNNNNNNNNNNNNNNNNNNNNNNNNNNNNNNNNNNNNNNNNNNNNNNNNNNNNNNNNNNNNNNNNNNNNNNNNNNNNNNNNNNNNNNNNNNNNNNNNNNNNNNNNNNNNNNNNNNNNNNNNNNNNNNNNNNNNNNNNNNNNNNNNNNNNNNNNNNNNNNNNNNNNNNNNNNNNNNNNNNNNNNNNNNNNNNNNNNNNNNNNNNNNNNNNNNNNNNNNNNNNNNNNNNNNNNNNNNNNNNNNNNNNNNNNNNNNNNNNNNNNNNNNNNNNNNNNNNNNNNNNNNNNNNNNNNNNNNNNNNNNNNNNNNNNNNNNNNNNNNNNNNNNNNNNNNNNNNNNNNNNNNNNNNNNNNNNNNNNNNNNNNNNNNNNNNNNNNNNNNNNNNNNNNNNNNNNNNNNNNNNNNNNNNNNNNNNNNNNNNNNNNNNNNNNNNNNNNNNNNNNNNNNNNNNNNNNNNNNNNNNNNNNNNNNNNNNNNNNNNNNNNNNNNNNNNNNNNNNNNNNNNNNNNNNNNNNNNNNNNNNNNNNNNNNNNNNNNNNNNNNNNNNNNNNNNNNNNNNNNNNNNNNNNNNNNNNNNNNNNNNNNNNNNNNNNNNNNNNNNNNNNNNNNNNNNNNNNNNNNNNNNNNNNNNNNNNNNNNNNNNNNNNNNNNNNNNNNNNNNNNNNNNNNNNNNNNNNNNNNNNNNNNNNNNNNNNNNNNNNNNNNNNNNNNNNNNNNNNNNNNNNNNNNNNNNNNNNNNNNNNNNNNNNNNNNNNNNNNNNNNNNNNNNNNNNNNNNNNNNNNNNNNNNNNNNNNNNNNNNNNNNNNNNNNNNNNNNNNNNNNNNNNNNNNNNNNNNNNNNNNNNNNNNNNNNNNNNNNNNNNNNNNNNNNNNNNNNNNNNNNNNNNNNNNNNNNNNNNNNNNNNNNNNNNNNNNNNNNNNNNNNNNNNNNNNNNNNNNNNNNNNNNNNNNNNNNNNNNNNNNNNNNNNNNNNNNNNNNNNNNNNNNNNNNNNNNNNNNNNNNNNNNNNNNNNNNNNNNNNNNNNNNNNNNNNNNNNNNNNNNNNNNNNNNNNNNNNNNNNNNNNNNNNNNNNNNNNNNNNNNNNNNNNNNNNNNNNNNNNNNNNNNNNNNNNNNNNNNNNNNNNNNNNNNNNNNNNNNNNNNNNNNNNNNNNNNNNNNNNNNNNNNNNNNNNNNNNNNNNNNNNNNNNNNNNNNNNNNNNNNNNNNNNNNNNNNNNNNNNNNNNNNNNNNNNNNNNNNNNNNNNNNNNNNNNNNNNNNNNNNNNNNNNNNNNNNNNNNNNNNNNNNNNNNNNNNNNNNNNNNNNNNNNNNNNNNNNNNNNNNNNNNNNNNNNNNNNNNNNNNNNNNNNNNNNNNNNNNNNNNNNNNNNNNNNNNNNNNNNNNNNNNNNNNNNNNNNNNNNNNNNNNNNNNNNNNNNNNNNNNNNNNNNNNNNNNNNNNNNNNNNNNNNNNNNNNNNNNNNNNNNNNNNNNNNNNNNNNNNNNNNNNNNNNNNNNNNNNNNNNNNNNNNNNNNNNNNNNNNNNNNNNNNNNNNNNNNNNNNNNNNNNNNNNNNNNNNNNNNNNNNNNNNNNNNNNNNNNNNNNNNNNNNNNNNNNNNNNNNNNNNNNNNNNNNNNNNNNNNNNNNNNNNNNNNNNNNNNNNNNNNNNNNNNNNNNNNNNNNNNNNNNNNNNNNNNNNNNNNNNNNNNNNNNNNNNNNNNNNNNNNNNNNNNNNNNNNNNNNNNNNNNNNNNNNNNNNNNNNNNNNNNNNNNNNNNNNNNNNNNNNNNNNNNNNNNNNNNNNNNNNNNNNNNNNNNNNNNNNNNNNNNNNNNNNNNNNNNNNNNNNNNNNNNNNNNNNNNNNNNNNNNNNNNNNNNNNNNNNNNNNNNNNNNNNNNNNNNNNNNNNNNNNNNNNNNNNNNNNNNNNNNNNNNNNNNNNNNNNNNNNNNNNNNNNNNNNNNNNNNNNNNNNNNNNNNNNNNNNNNNNNNNNNNNNNNNNNNNNNNNNNNNNNNNNNNNNNNNNNNNNNNNNNNNNNNAAGATAACCTAACTCTAATGAATAGGCCCAGCGTCTAATGGTTCTCGGGAGCCTGACGCAGCCCGTGAGAAAGAGCAGGTGTGACCAGATTTCTGTTGTTGAGAAATCTACCCCTAAGGCTATAAGTAGACATGAGGAGGGTGTTTTCACGTTATATTTTGGGCATCTCGAGAAAACATGTTGAAGGAATCGCTGTTCGTCGTTTCTGCTCTCTTCGCTGTTGCGGCAGCTGGCCCACGTAAGTAGAAGGGGCTGGGGAGTTTGTGCATTGACGGGGAAAAAGTCTGCAACGAGATCTGTCCTgttttgttatgatatatattgNNNNNNNNNNNNNNNNNNNNNNNNNNNNNNNNNNNNNNNNNNNNNNNNNNNNNNNNTCGTTTCATTTATGGACGGATTATGGGTATGTGAATTTTCTTTGCAGTGTGAGACCTTTGTTATATTACACCGAAGCGTGTGCATGTaatgtaacacatacacacaaatatactcgtACATTTNNNNNNNNNNNNNNNNNNNNNNNNNNNNNNNNNNNNNNNNNNNNNNNNNNNNNNNNNNNNNNNNNNNNNNNNNNNNNNNNNNNNNNNNNNNNNNNNNNNNNNNNNNNNNNNNNNNNNNNNNNNNNNNNNNNNNNNNNNNNNNNNNNNNNNNNNNNNNNNNNNNNNNNNNNNNNNNNNNNNNNNNNNNNNNNNNTagccctcacccacccacacacgctccTAATCGAGAGTtcaccctcatctccctccctcctccagtaGCCAAGAGCGATGCCAAGGAAGGAGTAATCTATGCCAATCTATACAAAGACATTGATGAACATGGCGAGATGCTTCATGTTACTGGCTACATTAACTCTCTCGATCTCTATGGTTTTAATGATGAGGTCGAGTCCACATGTTTGAATGGCATGTAAGTAGAAAGGCTNNNNNNNNNNNNNNNNNNNNNNNNNNNNNNNNNNNNNNNNNNNNNNNNNNNNNNNNNNNNNNNNNNNNNNNNNNNNNNNNNNNNNNNNNNNNNNNNNNNNNNNNNNNNNNNNNNNNNNNNNNNNNNNNNNNNNNNNNNNNNNNNNNNNNNNNNNNNNNNNNNNNNNNNNNNNNNNNNNNNNNNNNNNNNNNNNNNNNNNNNNNNNNNNNNNNNNNNNNNNNNGNNNNNNNNNNNNNNNNNNNNNNNNNNNNNNNNNNNNNNNNNNNNNNNNNNNNNNNNNNNNNNNNNNNNNNNNNNNNNNNNNNNNNNNNNNNNNNNNNNNNNNNNNNNNNNNNNNNNNNNNNNNNNNNNNNNNNNNNNNNNNNNNNNNNNNNNNNNNNNNNNNNNNNNNNNNNNNNNNNNNNNNNNNNNNNNNNNNNNNNNNNNNNNNNNNNNNNNNNNNNNNNNNNNNNNNNNNNNNNNNNNNNNNNNNNNNNNNNNNNNNNNNNNNNNNNNNNNNNNNNNNNNNNNNNNNNNNNNNNNNNNNNNNNNNNNNNNNNNNNNNNNNNNNNNNNNNNNNNNNNNNNNNNNNNNNNNNNNNNNNNNNNNNNNNNNNNNNNNNNNNNNNNNNNNNNNNNNNNNNNNNNNNNNNNNNNNNNNNNNNNNNNNNNNNNNNNNNNNNNNNNNNNNNNNNNNNNNNNNNNNNNNNNNCCTCCTTCCAGGTGGATCTATTACGAACACGATGACTATAACGCTGCGTCTGGAATGGTATACTGGATAATTGGCATCAATTACTGTACCACATTTGACGTACCCGAAAGAAATATTGTAAGTATCGGTGTTAAGGGAANNNNNNNNNNNNNNNNNNNNNNNNNNNNNNNNNNNNNNNNNNNNNNNNNNNNNNNNNNNNNNNNNNNNNNNNNNNNNNNNNNNNNNNNNNNNNNNNNNNNNNNNNNNNNNNNNNNNNNNNNNNNNNNNNNNNNNNNNNNNNNNNNNNNNNNNNNNNNNNNNNNNNNNNNNNNNNNNNNNNNNNNNNNNNNNNNNNNNNNNNNNNNNNNNNNNNNNNNNNNNNNNNNNNNNNNNNNNNNNNNNNNNNNNNNNNNNNNNNNNNNNNNNNNNNNNNNNNNNNNNNNNNNNNNNNNNNNNNNNNNNNNNNNNNNNNNNNNNNNNNNNNNNNNNNNNNNNNNNNNNNNNNNNNNNNNNNNNNNNNNNNNNNNNNNNNNNNNNNNNNNNNNNNNNNNNNNNNNNNNNNNNNNNNNNNNNNNNNNNNNNNNNNNNNNNNNNNNNNNNNNNNNNNNNNNNNNNNNNNNNNNNNNNNNNNNNNNNNNNNNNNNNNNNNNNNNNNNNNNNNNNNNNNNNNNNNNNNNNNNNNNNNNNNNNNNNNNNNNNNNNNNNNNNNNNNNNNNNNNNNNNNNNNNNNNNNNNNNNNNNNNNNNNNNNNNNNNNNNNNNNNNNNNNNNNNNNNatgagaatgaaagagagatgcGGTGAAAGTTTGCAATCTGTCTGCAACACGTGTCATGGCTCTGAAGTACGTTGCAAGGGAAGGGgtgtcattattttctctttcagtgttgttccttcctttctccctctctgtttttttttctgttctcctcatctctctatctccttctttcttggtTCTCGCTGTTCCTCGAATCTATCCtctgtcttcttcccttttctctccatttctctctttttttcccatttatctcttccctctctctctctctgatcatttttccctttttttccagctttccctcacccttttctctctatgctttctcctcttcatttcttcttttcccgttcttctctcgtcttctcttcctctctttatttttttttccagttctctcccttcttccttttcattatttctctttgttttccccttttgaagtttttttccccttattttctctattctttttatttcttttccagttctctcttctctctttttctttgttattcctctctttctttctctttcatctccagttttctctcccatctttctctttattattcctctctttctttctcgtttatttccatttttctctcccacctttctctttatatttcctttatcAGTCTTcagtcctctttctcttctttttatcatccctatatttctcctttttcttagttttctctTCCGTCTTTCTCTAATTCCTTAGTTTCatccaatcctctctctcccctgtcagTTATTGCTCTCTATAATTCCTCCATTTTCCATTTCTGTCTCGTCTCTTTCTATCGttcctctctatatttctctttcttttttaccagttgtcttcttctttctattatccaatcctctttctcctctttcagtTATTCCTCTTTATCATTCTTCTACTTTCCagttctctctcatctttttctatcATTGCTctcaacatttctctttttttccctctctatcatttctctctctatctccccttttttcccttttcttgctaACTTTACTCTATATATTCTCCTTTTTGCCCTCTATTATTCCTCTCTatatttgctctttttttccattttctttctatcattattttctaaatatctctttttctccctctctttctatcattcctctatatatttttctttttttccctttcgttttatcatcatctctatatttctctctttttcctctctatatttctctttctttccccctttctttcgatCATTACTCTCtaaatttctcctttcccctccccccccccccagttctccTCCATCAAGTACGTAGGAAACGCTAACGCTCTGAACGCCGATACCTTCACGCTGTACCAAGGAACGTATTTCTCCGGGATGGAATATTATGCTGAGGGAGACATTCTCGACTTGGGATCCTTCAGTAACCTCGCTTCCTCTGCCATTGTGACTGGTTCTTCCCCTTGGACAATCTATTCGTGAGNNNNNNNNNNNNNNNNNNNNNNNNNNNNNNNNNNNNNNNNNNNNNNNNNNNNNNNNNNNNNNNCACTCATAATGTTGTTTTCTCATAGATTAATCTCGTTATACGAGACGGGCTGGATTCTGAAGCGCTTATCAAATCTCTCAAAAAAGTGTGATATTTATACAAACGGATAATACGTGAGAAAAGTCGTGTCCTCTTGCGTACACAAACACGCAAGGCGGTGCAAACGACCgcgaaatatacattaaaaaacacCCAAATAACCCGCGAAATATTCACACCCAGCGTATTATAACAACCAAACCCCTTTTCTACCTACAGAGGCACAGGCTACACCGGTACCGC from Penaeus monodon isolate SGIC_2016 chromosome 23, NSTDA_Pmon_1, whole genome shotgun sequence includes these protein-coding regions:
- the LOC119588400 gene encoding uncharacterized protein LOC119588400 isoform X1 yields the protein MLKESLFVVSALFAVAAAGPLAKSDAKEGVIYANLYKDIDEHGEMLHVTGYINSLDLYGFNDEVESTCLNGMWIYYEHDDYNAASGMVYWIIGINYCTTFDVPERNIFSSIKYVGNANALNADTFTLYQGTYFSGMEYYAEGDILDLGSFSNLASSAIVTGSSPWTIYSGTGYTGTALCLYPDTDSISVNDQAITVGAHGQLSYYGFDNNVRSFAKGCFAKNVVKAKLTPQGSSSNGAWGKFA
- the LOC119588400 gene encoding uncharacterized protein LOC119588400 isoform X2, translated to MLKESLFVVSALFAVAAAGPPKSDAKEGVIYANLYKDIDEHGEMLHVTGYINSLDLYGFNDEVESTCLNGMWIYYEHDDYNAASGMVYWIIGINYCTTFDVPERNIFSSIKYVGNANALNADTFTLYQGTYFSGMEYYAEGDILDLGSFSNLASSAIVTGSSPWTIYSGTGYTGTALCLYPDTDSISVNDQAITVGAHGQLSYYGFDNNVRSFAKGCFAKNVVKAKLTPQGSSSNGAWGKFA